From a single Carassius carassius chromosome 8, fCarCar2.1, whole genome shotgun sequence genomic region:
- the LOC132145455 gene encoding protein Abitram-like, giving the protein MEDGEKKAPSVIDRYFTRWYKTDLKGKACEDHCILQHSNRICVITLAESHPILQNGRKIKNINYQISDGCSRLKNKVSGKSKRGGQFLTEFAPLCRITCTDEQEYTIFSCIRGRLLEVNEAILNKPDLLLEKPSTEGYIAVILPKFEESKSVTESLLTREQYDEVLTRRVSLRSACTLKWL; this is encoded by the exons ATGGAAGACGGTGAAAAGAAAGCCCCATCAGTAATCGATCGTTATTTCACCCGCTGGTATAAAACTG ATTTGAAAGGAAAAGCATGTGAGGATCACTGCATTCTGCAGCACTCCAACAG GATATGCGTCATCACTCTTGCAGAGTCTCATCCTATCCTTCAGAATGGACGAAAAATCAAAAACATAAACTATCAGATCAGCGATGGATGCAGCCGTCTGAAGAACAAGGTGTCTGGAAAGTCAAAGCGA GGTGGTCAGTTCCTGACGGAGTTTGCACCACTGTGTAGAATAACGTGTACAGATGAACAGGAGTACACCATATTCAG CTGTATCAGAGGACGTCTCCTAGAAGTGAATGAAGCCATTTTGAACAAGCCAGATCTGTTATTGGAAAAG CCTTCCACAGAGGGATACATTGCAGTTATATTACCTAAATTTGAAGAGAGCAAGAGTGTCACTGAAAGTCTTCTGACCAGGGAACAATATGACGAGGTTCTGACGAGAAGAGTCTCACTGAGATCAGCTTGCACTTTGAAATGGCTTTGA